The stretch of DNA TTGTCCTCTCACCCTCAAAAACTTGAAACTTTAAGAAAGTTTGATTATCTTCTGAGGTAGAATATCCTTGTTTCTTCTTCACAGGAATAGTAGTATTCCTAGGAACCACTACATCCATCAGATCTCCTTTAATTAATATACCAAGTGACAGCGGAGTAACATCATGCAGCACCAAATTTGGCACCTTCTTAAAGCCTTCACTCAACAAAGCAGCTTGAACTGCTGCTCCAAACGCAACAGCTTCATCAGGGTTGATACTCCTACACAGATCCTTCCCCTCGAAGAATTCCTGCAATAGCTGCTGAACTTTAGGAATCCTAGACGAGCCACCAACAAGGACAACATCGTCCACACAGTTCTTGTCCATGTCTGCATCAGTAAGACACTTATTTACAGTATCTATGCACTCTTTAAAGAGATCCATGTTGAGTTCCTCAAACCTAGCTCGAGTGATTGTTGAACAGAAGTCAATGCCTTGAAATAAACCGTCTATTTGGATGAAGGCATCGACATTGTAAGAAAGTATTCTTTTGGCCCTTTCACATGCATTTCTCAACCTCCTCAAGGCCCTTGAATTTCCACTTATGTCCAcattgttcttcttgttgaacTCCTGCATAAAGTAATTTAACATTCTGTTGTCAAAGTCTACTCCACCCAGATGAGTATTTCCAGCTGTCGCCTTCATTTGGAACACCTTATCTTTGATGGTAAGCAGTGATACATCAAATGTACCACCACCAAAGTCAAAGACAAAAATGTTCCTTTTCCCGACACAGTTTGATCTTTTGTCAAGGCCATAAGCAATAGCTGCAGCAGTAGGCTCATTGATTATCCTCATAACATTAAGGCCGGCAATGGCGCCAGCATCTCTGGTGGCTTTGCGCTGAGAGTCATTGAAGTATGCAGGTACAGTTATAACTGCATTCTTCACAGGTGACTCTAAATATGCCTCTGCAATCTTGCGCATCTTAGTAAGAATCATAGCCGAGACTTCCTCGGCACGAAGGCGTTTCTTTTGACCCTTGTGCTGTACAACAATTGTTGGTTGGTCATCAACACCGGAAATGACTTTGAATGGCC from Arachis duranensis cultivar V14167 chromosome 4, aradu.V14167.gnm2.J7QH, whole genome shotgun sequence encodes:
- the LOC107486945 gene encoding heat shock 70 kDa protein 4-like isoform X1; its protein translation is MGKECEGGAVGIDLGTTYSCVAVWLEHHNRVEIIHNDQGNKTTPSYVAFTDKQRLIGDAAKNQAAMNPANTVFDAKRMIGRKYSDPNIQKDKLLWPFKVISGVDDQPTIVVQHKGQKKRLRAEEVSAMILTKMRKIAEAYLESPVKNAVITVPAYFNDSQRKATRDAGAIAGLNVMRIINEPTAAAIAYGLDKRSNCVGKRNIFVFDFGGGTFDVSLLTIKDKVFQMKATAGNTHLGGVDFDNRMLNYFMQEFNKKNNVDISGNSRALRRLRNACERAKRILSYNVDAFIQIDGLFQGIDFCSTITRARFEELNMDLFKECIDTVNKCLTDADMDKNCVDDVVLVGGSSRIPKVQQLLQEFFEGKDLCRSINPDEAVAFGAAVQAALLSEGFKKVPNLVLHDVTPLSLGILIKGDLMDVVVPRNTTIPVKKKQGYSTSEDNQTFLKFQVFEGERTRATDNNLLGWFNLSGIPEGPQGHDVMVTFDIDADGILNVTAEDEATGNSNEITISNETGRFSRMEIARLIQEARDYEAEDKKFLEKARARNDLDDYVYKMEKALKAVDKNKGMITDAIVKAKSLLDGDKDEHEKDVFEKKPEELENIF
- the LOC107486945 gene encoding heat shock 70 kDa protein 4-like isoform X2, which produces MGKECEGGAVGIDLGTTYSCVAVWLEHHNRVEIIHNDQGNKTTPSYVAFTDKQRLIGDAAKNQAAMNPANTVFDAKRMIGRKYSDPNIQKDKLLWPFKVISGVDDQPTIVVQHKGQKKRLRAEEVSAMILTKMRKIAEAYLESPVKNAVITVPAYFNDSQRKATRDAGAIAGLNVMRIINEPTAAAIAYGLDKRSNCVGKRNIFVFDFGGGTFDVSLLTIKDKVFQMKATAGNTHLGGVDFDNRMLNYFMQEFNKKNNVDISGNSRALRRLRNACERAKRILSYNVDAFIQIDGLFQGIDFCSTITRARFEELNMDLFKECIDTVNKCLTDADMDKNCVDDVVLVGGSSRIPKVQQLLQEFFEGKDLCRSINPDEAVAFGAAVQAALLSEGFKKVLIQEARDYEAEDKKFLEKARARNDLDDYVYKMEKALKAVDKNKGMITDAIVKAKSLLDGDKDEHEKDVFEKKPEELENIF